A genomic window from Nicotiana sylvestris chromosome 11, ASM39365v2, whole genome shotgun sequence includes:
- the LOC104222002 gene encoding E3 ubiquitin-protein ligase RING1-like, translated as MIGDIELKTLSILHENHERPKRIPIVLDIIHRIPQAIPNPYQNYYEDELIEQVAGLSLEESEFVPVPASAYAIEALEKVKVEKMINMEENVGENCSICFDMLISEGIIEVTRMPCKHLFHGGCIVQWLEKNHVCPLCRFKMPLDKN; from the coding sequence ATGATAGGAGACATCGAGCTTAAGACATTATCGATCCTCCATGAAAATCATGAAAGACCGAAAAGAATCCCAATCGTTCTGGACATAATTCATCGTATTCCTCAAGCTATTCCGAATCCTTACCAAAATTATTATGAGGATGAGTTGATAGAACAGGTCGCGGGCTTATCGTTGGAAGAGAGTGAGTTTGTGCCCGTTCCTGCATCGGCGTATGCAATTGAAGCactggagaaggtgaaggtggaAAAGATGATCAATATGGAGGAGAATGTGGGTGAGAATTGTAGCATATGTTTTGATATGTTGATTTCAGAAGGTATTATTGAAGTTACTCGCATGCCATGCAAGCACCTTTTTCATGGAGGTTGTATCGTTCAATGGCTTGAGAAAAATCATGTTTGTCCTTTGTGTCGCTTTAAGATGCCTCTGGACAAGAATTAG
- the LOC138880746 gene encoding uncharacterized protein gives MGPFVISYDNKYILVVVDYVSKWVEAVALLTNDAKRVTGFLKKNIFTRFGTPRAIISDGRTHFCNREFARLLEKYGVRHKVTTPYHPQSSGQVEVSNREIKSVLTKTVNATRTDWAKKLDDALWVYRTAFKTPIGPFKVVQMFSSGTIEIESEYEMNKFTVNGQRLKYYLGMAEENVDREIITLEEPQYPNEE, from the exons ATGGGGCCATTTGTCATCTCATATGATAACAAGTACATATTGGTAGTAGTtgactatgtctccaagtgggtcgaagcagtgGCTCTCCTAACCAATGATGCAAAAAGGGTAACaggctttctaaagaagaacatcTTCACACGTTTTGGCACCCCGAGAGCTATAATCAGTGATGGCAGAacccatttttgcaatagagAGTTCGCACGACTGTTGGAAAAGTATGGAGTTCGTCATAAAGTCACCACCCCGTACCACCCACAATCGAgcgggcaagttgaagtgtccaacagggaAATTAAAAGTGTCCTTACGAAAACAGTGAATGCAACAAGGACCGATTGGgcgaaaaagttggatgatgcattgtgggtgtaccgcacagccttcaaaactccaattg GACCCTTCAAAGTGGTGCAAATGTTCTCAAGTGGAACTATTGAGATTGAATCAGAATATGAGATGAATAAGTTCACAGTGAATGGGCAAAGGTTGAAATATTACCTTGGAATGGCAGAAGAGAACGTGGATAGAGAGATAATAACGTTGGAAGAGCCCCAGTACCCGAATGAGGAGTGA
- the LOC104222001 gene encoding sugar carrier protein A has protein sequence MGGGPIAPRGVTKERAEEYKGRVTPYVIIACIVAAIGGSLFGYDIGISGGVTSMDEFLRRFFYSVYQKKRHVHENNYCKYNNQVLAAFTSSLYLAGLVASLVASPITRNHGRRASIICGGISFFVGAILNASAINLAMLLLGRIMLGVGIGFGNQAVPLYLSEMAPAHLRGCLNMMFQLATTLGIFTANMINYGTSKLHPWGWRLSLGLAAAPAFLMTVGGLLLPETPNSLIEQGNKVKGRRVLEKIRGTENVDAEFEDMVDASELARSIKHPFRNILKRRNRPQLIMAILMPTFQILTGINIILFYAPVLFQSMGFKRTASLYSSALTGAVLASSTLVSMATVDRWGRRILLIGGGIQMIVCQVIVAIILGLKFGSDKELTRGYSIIVVIFICLFVAAFGWSWGPLGWTVPSEIFPLETRSAGQSITVTVNLFFTFAIAQSFLSLLCVMRFGIFLFFSGWIVVMTIFIYLFLPETKGVPIEEMMRLWEKHWFWKKTVLDDQQANNTNGQETAI, from the exons ATGGGAGGAGGGCCAATAGCTCCAAGAGGTGTAACAAAAGAAAGAGCTGAAGAATATAAAGGAAGAGTCACTCCTTATGTAATCATAGCATGTATTGTTGCTGCTATTGGTGGATCACTCTTTGGATATGACATTGGAATTTCAG GGGGAGTGACATCAATGGATGAATTTCTTCGTCGATTCTTCTACTCAGTGTACCAAAAGAAGAGACATGTGCACGAAAACAACTATTGCAAGTACAATAACCAAGTTCTAGCTGCATTTACCTCGTCTTTGTACTTAGCTGGTTTAGTTGCATCTCTCGTAGCATCTCCGATCACAAGAAACCACGGACGTCGCGCAAGTATAATATGTGGTGGCATTAGTTTTTTCGTCGGAGCAATTCTGAATGCCTCTGCTATCAACCTCGCCATGCTTCTTTTGGGACGAATTATGCTAGGCGTTGGCATTGGCTTTGGAAACCAG GCAGTTCCATTATATTTATCAGAGATGGCACCAGCACATCTAAGAGGATGTCTAAACATGATGTTTCAATTAGCAACAACACTTGGAATTTTCACCGCGAACATGATCAACTACGGAACGAGTAAACTCCATCCCTGGGGATGGAGACTATCGTTAGGCCTAGCTGCAGCACCGGCGTTTTTAATGACAGTCGGAGGCCTACTACTTCCAGAAACACCGAACAGCTTAATCGAACAAGGCAATAAAGTAAAAGGAAGACGAGTTTTAGAGAAGATAAGAGGAACTGAGAATGTTGATGCAGAATTTGAAGATATGGTTGATGCAAGTGAATTGGCGCGATCGATTAAGCATCCGTTTAGAAATATTTTGAAAAGGAGAAACCGGCCACAGTTAATTATGGCTATTTTGATGCCAACTTTTCAGATACTTACAGGGATTAATATTATACTTTTTTATGCCCCTGTGTTGTTtcagagtatggggtttaaaagaACAGCTTCTCTTTATTCCTCAGCTTTAACTGGTGCAGTTCTTGCTTCATCTACATTAGTATCTATGGCCACAGTCGATAGATGGGGTCGACGAATTCTGCTTATTGGTGGTGGAATCCAAATGATCGTCTGCCAG GTTATTGTTGCCATAATCTTGGGACTCAAATTTGGTAGTGACAAGGAGCTAACAAGAGGTTACTCAATTATAGTAGTGATTTTTATCTGCCTATTTGTAGCTGCCTTTGGATGGTCATGGGGTCCACTTGGTTGGACAGTGCCAAGTGAAATTTTCCCTTTGGAAACAAGATCTGCAGGCCAAAGCATAACAGTGACTGTGAACTTATTCTTCACATTTGCCATAGCACAATCTTTCCTCTCACTTTTatgtgttatgaggtttggaattttcctctttttctctgGTTGGATTGTTGTTATGACAATCTTCATCTATCTCTTCTTGCCTGAAACGAAAGGAGTTCCGATTGAAGAGATGATGCGACTTTGGGAAAAGCATTGGTTTTGGAAGAAGACTGTTTTGGATGATCAACAAGCTAACAACACGAATGGTCAGGAGACCGCTATATAA